A genomic region of bacterium contains the following coding sequences:
- a CDS encoding NHL repeat-containing protein: protein MAKTPAKYKKVLQTKGVPKAPAKGRKGAVKPAKKKRGKGFKALVLLFLLGLATIVVGLAVRTLTDLANNAKKVAVMVDMELGQGGTGPGHFREPVDVAVDRAGDFYVSDFGGHDIQKFDPNGAPLFTIGQEGKGDGEFEQPSGLYVDAQDNLWVCDTFNHRIQEFDPSGKFLKTFSHGFFGPRSIVGNGLNRLYVSDTGNHKVQVFDLGGNFIKEWGGFGTTDGKFREPVGITADDHNAIYVADSDNLRIQKFDPDGKFMGAFKISTWKGKNDEVPYLTFGADALWASSTSLGAVLKLDPNGKLLAICLRKDVKKEADSFPGAAGLAINAEGRVLVVEKGKGQVARFLFPAVPGQ, encoded by the coding sequence ATGGCGAAAACCCCGGCGAAATACAAGAAGGTGCTCCAGACCAAGGGCGTCCCGAAAGCGCCCGCCAAGGGACGCAAGGGCGCTGTAAAACCGGCTAAAAAAAAGAGGGGCAAGGGCTTCAAGGCCCTGGTCCTGTTGTTCCTTTTGGGATTGGCCACCATCGTGGTGGGCCTCGCGGTGCGGACCTTGACCGACCTTGCGAACAACGCCAAAAAGGTCGCCGTGATGGTCGATATGGAATTGGGGCAAGGGGGGACAGGCCCCGGACATTTTCGCGAACCGGTCGACGTGGCCGTGGATCGTGCGGGGGATTTCTATGTCAGCGATTTCGGCGGGCACGATATCCAAAAGTTCGACCCCAACGGTGCGCCGTTGTTCACGATCGGCCAGGAAGGGAAAGGGGACGGGGAGTTCGAGCAACCCAGCGGCCTTTATGTGGATGCCCAGGACAACCTTTGGGTCTGTGATACCTTCAACCACCGTATCCAGGAATTCGATCCGAGCGGGAAGTTCCTGAAAACATTCAGCCACGGTTTTTTCGGCCCCCGGTCCATCGTGGGGAACGGTCTGAACCGCCTCTATGTATCCGACACGGGGAACCACAAGGTCCAGGTTTTCGACCTTGGGGGTAATTTCATCAAAGAATGGGGCGGTTTCGGGACCACCGACGGCAAGTTCCGCGAACCCGTCGGGATCACGGCGGACGATCACAACGCCATCTATGTGGCCGATTCCGACAACCTTCGGATCCAAAAATTCGATCCGGATGGGAAATTCATGGGTGCCTTTAAGATCTCCACGTGGAAGGGGAAGAATGATGAGGTCCCCTACTTGACCTTCGGGGCCGATGCTCTTTGGGCTTCTTCGACTAGCCTAGGGGCGGTCCTGAAACTGGACCCTAACGGGAAACTCCTGGCCATCTGTCTTCGAAAGGACGTCAAGAAAGAGGCGGACAGTTTCCCGGGGGCCGCTGGGTTGGCCATCAACGCCGAAGGGCGTGTCCTGGTCGTCGAAAAGGGGAAGGGGCAGGTCGCCCGGTTCTTGTTCCCGGCCGTCCCGGGCCAGTGA
- a CDS encoding NHL repeat-containing protein translates to MRIGDREVSAKEMVLGVILALVAGTIVWVMLKKAPAPKIGQPGFGLVLMQGGQPGAGKGQFAYPRGAAINGDGDVYIADSRNNRVERFRGSDWQFLGDFGGLFDAMASTKGDAKKLATEALGKLHEPNGIAIGPDDTVYVADTWNYRVQVFTKKGKAKFAFAADDGFFAPRELVVDPMGNCFVADTGKHRIVKFDKNGKKIKAFGSQGDKEGMFNEPIGLALDQAGNLYVADRINQRIEVFSGEGQFIRQFPAKWVLPFNKVPDGKHYKMVPEQIDIEPHLALDKAHGVIYASDGKGKKVLAFKLDGTPAGALDNNSNGAPLFNVPVGVAVDKDGNLLVVDAGAGRLVKVKGLY, encoded by the coding sequence ATGAGGATCGGAGATCGTGAAGTGTCCGCGAAGGAAATGGTCCTGGGGGTCATCCTGGCCCTGGTGGCGGGGACCATCGTTTGGGTCATGCTGAAGAAAGCTCCGGCGCCGAAGATCGGTCAGCCGGGATTCGGCCTGGTGCTGATGCAAGGCGGGCAACCGGGGGCGGGCAAGGGGCAGTTCGCTTATCCCCGGGGCGCGGCCATCAATGGGGATGGGGACGTTTACATCGCCGACAGCCGCAACAACCGTGTCGAACGCTTCCGCGGCAGCGACTGGCAGTTCCTGGGGGACTTCGGGGGTCTTTTCGATGCGATGGCTTCCACCAAGGGTGACGCCAAAAAACTCGCGACCGAAGCCCTGGGAAAGCTCCATGAACCCAATGGGATCGCGATCGGTCCGGACGATACGGTCTATGTGGCCGACACCTGGAACTACCGGGTCCAGGTCTTCACGAAGAAGGGGAAGGCCAAGTTCGCCTTCGCCGCGGACGACGGCTTTTTCGCCCCCCGGGAACTGGTGGTGGACCCTATGGGCAATTGTTTCGTGGCCGACACGGGGAAGCATCGGATCGTGAAGTTCGACAAGAACGGTAAGAAGATCAAGGCCTTCGGGTCTCAAGGCGACAAGGAGGGTATGTTCAACGAGCCCATCGGTTTGGCGTTGGACCAAGCAGGCAACCTCTATGTGGCCGATCGCATCAACCAGCGGATCGAGGTCTTCAGCGGCGAGGGTCAATTCATCCGTCAGTTCCCGGCCAAATGGGTCCTTCCTTTCAATAAGGTCCCCGATGGAAAACATTACAAGATGGTGCCGGAACAGATCGACATCGAACCCCATCTCGCCTTGGACAAGGCCCATGGGGTGATCTACGCCTCCGACGGCAAAGGGAAGAAGGTCCTCGCCTTCAAACTGGATGGTACCCCGGCGGGTGCCCTCGACAACAACAGCAACGGCGCTCCCCTCTTCAATGTGCCGGTCGGTGTGGCGGTGGATAAGGATGGCAACCTGCTGGTGGTGGACGCGGGGGCGGGACGGTTGGTGAAGGTAAAGGGTCTCTACTGA
- a CDS encoding polyprenol monophosphomannose synthase, producing the protein MRSSPDTIIVVPTYNEKGNIRNIYDKIFKASKSSHLLIVDDNSPDGTGKIADGLARMDKRVRVLHRAGKQGLGSAYVAGMRYALEKGYRNVIAMDADLSHDPANIPKMMELAKTYDLVIGSRYIKDGGMVNWNARRFLISQLANLFCRVLLGLRQADCSGGFKCYRSEILRKIDLNKVFSRGYSFQVEILYRAVRKGAAVVEIPIIFVNRHEGESKLNFGELAGFGWTLLKLKGLGLLGQV; encoded by the coding sequence ATGAGGTCGTCCCCTGATACGATCATCGTTGTTCCCACCTACAATGAAAAAGGCAACATCCGGAACATCTATGACAAGATTTTCAAGGCCTCCAAATCCAGCCATCTTTTGATCGTGGACGACAATTCACCCGATGGGACCGGCAAGATCGCGGACGGGCTCGCTCGCATGGATAAGCGGGTCCGGGTCCTCCACCGGGCGGGGAAGCAGGGATTGGGCTCGGCCTATGTGGCTGGAATGCGCTACGCCCTGGAAAAGGGCTATCGGAACGTCATTGCGATGGACGCGGACCTCTCCCATGATCCCGCCAATATCCCCAAGATGATGGAACTCGCCAAGACCTACGACCTGGTGATCGGTTCCCGTTATATCAAGGACGGGGGCATGGTGAACTGGAATGCCAGGCGTTTTCTCATCAGTCAATTAGCGAACCTTTTTTGCCGGGTCCTTTTAGGCCTCCGGCAGGCCGACTGTTCGGGGGGCTTCAAGTGCTACCGCAGCGAGATCCTTCGCAAGATCGACCTGAACAAGGTCTTCTCGAGGGGATATTCGTTCCAGGTCGAGATCCTATACCGGGCCGTCCGAAAAGGCGCGGCCGTGGTCGAGATCCCCATCATTTTCGTGAACCGACATGAGGGGGAAAGCAAACTGAATTTTGGCGAATTGGCGGGGTTCGGATGGACCCTTCTTAAACTGAAGGGGTTAGGCCTGTTGGGCCAGGTCTGA
- a CDS encoding flippase activity-associated protein Agl23, with translation MADNKICEKCGAKNPASNNFCEQCGAKLTSQEVAVKVTVPKPTPRSEPAKTEPAPDATIGSPDRSWVPANSFHLGWMSIAYAVLLLVTVFTRFDHLGAKPHHHDESMHAFYSYQLFKDGDYEYNPMMHGPFQFHGNAFMYYLFGVSNATSRYLAASFGILTVILAMLLGPFLGRWGTFLATSLIVISPSFMYFDRFTREDAYILGGTFLMVVYAMRYYRSRVPSDLWLAALGFGIAFCTKESIFITVAVLGTYLFIRLLPWLDVLISGGLVAFGLLLMMILDKGNSARPVLFGLCLAASFGYTLLQLALRWMAQRGQNKAESPLWETLLGLRLDKIGLELGLTLGWWVGAILLVRLFPHFGINLPGGVDMLWVLAFLALLGRFGWLWLTDRAPAMTGSITIFGILFTLLFTTFFTVGGNQADFSTRFHSLLNSLYMGAFGGLEYWWGQQGVHRGDQPWYYYLLQLPANEMVSFFFSLVAMAYYGLVKRRNLPLFLAYWYVGSLALFSWAGEKMPWLILHPLLPALLLTAYFIGDLIESVPAGSWGRMARTGALGLFGLLSTYSLHSAVLLSFYHECNPVEPLVYVQSGPDCLEVERIIRRISYDETGGPNPEAPAGISEGEKAMHDGLPLTIEDKCSWPFAWILREFSRRNHPSSITMADNPIILTGTETDSQSYPILSAAGYVDRKYKLRIWWIPSWFKKGFPQTDLTPGLLTSWFFSNILPFGTPKPDMVDWNDLKDWILYRKVWSDLGSYNMRLWVRKDLADKYGYTHTDRADIPADYPKPEPIQEPTLSKGNKHGKH, from the coding sequence ATGGCCGACAACAAGATCTGCGAAAAATGCGGCGCCAAGAACCCCGCTTCCAATAATTTTTGTGAGCAATGTGGGGCCAAATTGACGTCCCAAGAGGTTGCCGTCAAGGTCACCGTCCCTAAGCCCACCCCAAGATCCGAACCCGCGAAAACCGAGCCGGCTCCGGACGCGACCATCGGAAGCCCTGATCGATCCTGGGTGCCAGCCAATTCCTTCCACCTGGGCTGGATGTCCATCGCCTATGCGGTCCTGCTCCTCGTGACCGTCTTCACCCGCTTCGACCACTTGGGCGCCAAGCCCCACCACCACGACGAAAGCATGCACGCCTTTTATTCCTACCAACTTTTCAAGGACGGGGACTATGAATACAACCCGATGATGCATGGCCCCTTCCAGTTCCACGGGAATGCATTCATGTATTACCTTTTCGGCGTTTCCAATGCCACTTCACGGTATTTGGCCGCCTCTTTCGGCATCCTCACTGTGATCTTGGCCATGCTCTTGGGCCCTTTCCTGGGCCGTTGGGGGACCTTTTTGGCCACCTCCCTTATCGTTATCTCACCCAGTTTCATGTATTTCGACCGTTTCACCCGGGAAGACGCCTATATCTTGGGCGGCACCTTCTTGATGGTCGTTTACGCCATGCGTTATTACCGATCCAGGGTCCCAAGCGATCTCTGGCTGGCCGCCTTGGGGTTCGGCATCGCTTTCTGCACCAAGGAATCCATCTTCATCACCGTGGCCGTTCTGGGCACCTACCTTTTCATCCGTTTGCTTCCCTGGCTGGATGTCCTCATCTCCGGAGGTTTGGTGGCCTTTGGTCTTCTGCTGATGATGATCCTGGATAAAGGGAATTCGGCCCGTCCGGTCCTTTTTGGCCTCTGTCTCGCTGCCTCTTTTGGTTACACCCTGCTCCAACTGGCCCTGCGTTGGATGGCCCAGCGGGGACAGAACAAGGCCGAAAGCCCCCTCTGGGAGACCCTTTTGGGCCTTCGGCTCGACAAGATCGGCCTGGAACTGGGACTGACCTTGGGCTGGTGGGTAGGCGCCATTCTTCTCGTACGCCTCTTTCCCCATTTCGGGATCAACCTTCCGGGTGGAGTCGACATGCTTTGGGTCCTGGCCTTCTTGGCCCTTTTGGGACGTTTTGGCTGGCTTTGGCTCACGGACAGGGCTCCGGCCATGACCGGTTCCATCACCATCTTCGGCATCCTGTTCACCCTGCTTTTCACCACTTTTTTCACCGTGGGCGGCAATCAAGCCGATTTTTCAACGCGTTTCCATTCCCTCTTGAACAGCCTCTACATGGGCGCTTTCGGGGGTTTGGAATATTGGTGGGGCCAGCAGGGCGTACACCGGGGGGACCAGCCCTGGTATTACTATCTGCTCCAGCTTCCGGCCAACGAAATGGTTTCCTTCTTCTTCTCACTGGTGGCCATGGCCTATTACGGCCTCGTAAAACGCCGGAACCTTCCCCTCTTCCTGGCTTATTGGTATGTGGGCTCTCTGGCCCTTTTCTCTTGGGCCGGGGAGAAGATGCCTTGGCTCATCCTCCATCCCTTGCTGCCAGCTCTCCTCTTGACCGCCTATTTCATCGGGGATCTGATCGAGTCCGTGCCGGCCGGTTCCTGGGGACGCATGGCCCGCACGGGAGCCCTGGGGCTTTTCGGGCTTTTATCGACCTATTCCCTGCATTCCGCCGTTCTTTTGAGCTTTTATCATGAATGCAACCCGGTGGAGCCCCTGGTCTATGTCCAGTCGGGACCGGATTGTCTGGAAGTGGAGAGGATCATCCGGCGTATCTCTTACGATGAAACCGGCGGACCCAATCCTGAAGCGCCTGCCGGGATCTCCGAAGGGGAAAAGGCCATGCACGACGGCCTGCCCCTCACCATCGAGGATAAATGTTCCTGGCCCTTCGCCTGGATCCTGCGGGAATTCAGCCGCCGCAACCACCCCTCCAGCATCACCATGGCGGATAACCCCATCATCTTGACGGGCACCGAGACCGATTCCCAGTCCTATCCCATCCTGAGCGCCGCCGGCTATGTGGACCGGAAATACAAGCTCCGGATCTGGTGGATCCCCTCTTGGTTCAAAAAGGGATTCCCCCAGACCGACCTGACCCCTGGACTCCTGACCTCCTGGTTCTTCTCGAACATCCTCCCTTTTGGGACCCCGAAACCCGACATGGTGGATTGGAACGACCTGAAGGATTGGATCCTCTACCGGAAGGTTTGGTCCGACTTGGGAAGTTATAATATGCGTTTGTGGGTCCGCAAGGACCTGGCGGACAAATATGGTTATACCCATACGGACCGGGCCGATATTCCCGCCGATTATCCCAAGCCCGAACCCATCCAGGAGCCCACCCTGTCCAAGGGAAACAAGCACGGCAAGCATTGA
- a CDS encoding LptF/LptG family permease, with product MPLLVRYCLSSVASVFLVATGIWLFVLNLLFFLREFLDYLFKYQAGFGNCLRLLLYIQPSFLVLVIPIGFLTALLVAYTRFSADREAMALESAGFSVSILLWPMMGLAFFLSVFLVLFMDRVLPWGNTSFIKLNGRILAERSAILVRERVLIPDFDGFLLYVGDKDDKRDLLKRVTVLFLDATHHPYRLIHAQEGTLRQDPGTFHEFLDLGEGVLQQVGTGSRIFADQFLQMKFKGCLLDLTARKGPPGPVNFQDARNISISELSQRLQEERKAGSVSRYDELEFQKKFSLPFSALAFAFIGIPLGLLIRSGHILGPVLAVVLVAIYDGFVLFAQESGPVGLVTPWVACWLPNAVLMFIGLGLVYWIYHRVGFWPKFLKRPKAVPEP from the coding sequence ATGCCCCTTTTGGTCCGTTATTGCCTTTCCTCGGTGGCTTCGGTCTTCCTCGTCGCCACCGGGATCTGGCTTTTTGTCCTCAACCTTCTTTTCTTCCTCCGGGAGTTCTTGGACTACCTCTTCAAATATCAGGCGGGGTTCGGGAATTGCCTGCGCCTGTTGCTTTACATCCAGCCCAGCTTCCTGGTCCTGGTCATCCCCATCGGTTTCCTGACGGCATTGCTGGTGGCCTATACCCGGTTCAGCGCCGACCGGGAGGCCATGGCCCTGGAATCCGCCGGGTTCTCTGTTTCCATCCTGCTTTGGCCCATGATGGGGCTGGCCTTCTTCCTGAGCGTGTTCCTGGTCCTTTTCATGGACCGAGTCCTGCCATGGGGGAATACTTCCTTCATCAAGCTCAATGGAAGGATTCTGGCCGAGCGTTCCGCCATCCTGGTCCGCGAAAGGGTCTTGATCCCCGACTTCGACGGCTTTTTGCTCTATGTGGGCGACAAGGACGACAAAAGGGACCTTTTGAAAAGGGTCACGGTCCTCTTCCTGGACGCCACCCACCACCCCTATCGATTGATCCATGCCCAGGAGGGCACCTTGCGCCAGGACCCGGGCACCTTCCATGAGTTCCTCGACCTGGGGGAAGGGGTCCTCCAGCAGGTCGGGACGGGAAGCCGGATCTTCGCGGACCAATTCCTCCAGATGAAATTCAAAGGCTGCCTCTTGGACCTGACGGCCCGCAAGGGGCCGCCTGGTCCCGTCAATTTCCAGGATGCCCGGAACATCTCGATTTCCGAATTGTCCCAAAGGCTACAGGAGGAAAGAAAGGCCGGATCGGTCAGCCGTTATGACGAACTGGAATTCCAGAAGAAGTTCTCTTTGCCCTTTTCCGCATTGGCCTTCGCCTTCATCGGTATTCCTTTGGGCCTCCTGATCCGTTCGGGGCATATCCTGGGCCCGGTCTTGGCGGTGGTGCTGGTGGCCATCTACGACGGATTCGTGCTTTTCGCCCAGGAAAGCGGGCCGGTGGGGCTTGTGACCCCCTGGGTGGCTTGCTGGCTCCCGAACGCGGTCTTGATGTTCATTGGGCTAGGACTGGTCTATTGGATTTACCACCGGGTCGGTTTTTGGCCCAAGTTCTTGAAACGCCCCAAGGCGGTGCCGGAGCCATGA
- a CDS encoding LptA/OstA family protein — MRKKKIRRTWVAVFLSVSLWGAARSWAELSLSLGTQVHIQADHMEYLRDQDLVVAKGKVHIQQGSVHLYAESVRYDTQAQDILAQGNVVWQDETQEIEAQRLTYNLRTREGKATHIKTQAPPFISTGEEIEIYDKKIVIKNCETTTCDYAEGYRHYHMKADKITIYSGDYLVAENVVFYIGKVPVFYFPFFVRTIHDLKTPFSVSTGSTDYLGTYILVTTNYLFNPKSYGALYTDYFFKKGFGLGIRHEVALDDFSVLSLYGYGIPEKDDGLFRWEGRARGLWALSSNLQGRLEVDVPGDGLFSSDYLVAKRDPSLVSSFREYDLSATYGNSSYTLGLSARRQETADLSAPPQSEYHFQQNLQTLPQLNFSLFPRPLFGRDILRYDLTGQGDHTYTRANDFYVSHLTGELGLSQSLLVDPTQTFYGRVAMNESFQDVSDVGVTIGPGSAGETHGVNLQATWTSRWGEFFNSNFSYTFAQKLNNRSPLDLPTGVTANLLSGRLEGNFGQTLREATSTSFDFNAQVPTDGARFGYLHQELYWTASNYLDLSLFGNYSIQANGLKDLNGLLNVRSPHDFWRVGLTGNFVDPNFTNQGPVTQGLPKTFTFGAQVDMALFTNYRLEMIENYDLVNSRFQSRSISLFRDLHDWVAQINYTSDPLLGEKVFFTLTLKALPGKPLTVSDDQLQRLNGLRNQGLTGAASQFQ, encoded by the coding sequence ATGAGGAAAAAAAAGATCCGGCGGACCTGGGTGGCGGTCTTCCTTTCGGTGAGCTTATGGGGCGCGGCGCGGTCCTGGGCGGAACTGTCCCTCTCGTTGGGGACCCAGGTCCACATCCAGGCGGACCACATGGAATATCTCCGCGATCAGGACCTGGTCGTGGCCAAGGGAAAGGTCCATATCCAACAGGGGTCGGTCCATCTTTATGCCGAATCGGTCCGGTACGACACCCAGGCGCAGGACATCCTGGCCCAGGGCAACGTGGTTTGGCAGGACGAGACCCAAGAGATCGAGGCCCAGCGGCTGACCTACAATCTCCGGACGAGGGAAGGGAAGGCCACCCACATCAAGACCCAAGCCCCGCCCTTCATCTCCACGGGGGAGGAGATCGAGATCTACGACAAGAAGATCGTGATCAAGAATTGCGAAACGACCACCTGCGATTACGCCGAGGGATACCGGCACTATCACATGAAAGCGGATAAGATCACGATCTATTCGGGGGATTATCTGGTGGCTGAGAACGTTGTTTTTTACATCGGCAAGGTGCCGGTCTTTTATTTTCCCTTCTTCGTCAGGACCATTCACGACCTCAAGACGCCCTTTTCCGTGTCCACCGGCTCCACGGATTACCTGGGGACTTATATCCTCGTGACGACCAATTATCTTTTCAATCCCAAGAGCTATGGCGCCCTCTATACCGATTATTTCTTCAAGAAGGGTTTTGGATTGGGAATTCGGCACGAAGTCGCCTTGGACGATTTTTCGGTCCTTTCCCTTTATGGTTACGGGATCCCCGAGAAGGATGACGGTCTTTTCCGATGGGAAGGCCGCGCCAGGGGCCTTTGGGCCTTGTCCTCGAACCTCCAGGGACGTTTGGAGGTGGATGTTCCCGGCGATGGGTTGTTCAGCAGTGATTACCTGGTGGCGAAGCGTGACCCGAGCCTGGTCTCTTCCTTCCGTGAATACGATCTCTCGGCCACCTATGGCAATTCGTCCTATACCCTCGGGCTTTCGGCCAGGCGCCAGGAAACGGCCGATCTTTCGGCCCCGCCCCAGAGCGAATACCATTTCCAGCAGAACCTCCAGACCCTGCCCCAGCTCAATTTCAGCCTCTTCCCCCGTCCCTTGTTCGGCCGGGACATCCTCAGGTATGACCTGACCGGCCAAGGGGACCATACCTACACCCGGGCCAACGATTTTTATGTCTCGCACCTTACCGGAGAACTGGGCTTGAGCCAAAGCCTGCTCGTGGACCCGACCCAGACCTTTTATGGCCGTGTGGCCATGAATGAATCCTTCCAGGATGTCTCGGACGTCGGGGTCACGATCGGGCCCGGGAGCGCCGGGGAAACCCATGGGGTGAACCTGCAGGCCACCTGGACCTCACGGTGGGGCGAATTCTTCAATTCGAACTTCAGTTATACCTTTGCCCAGAAGCTGAACAACCGGTCTCCCCTGGACCTTCCGACGGGCGTTACCGCCAACCTCCTTTCGGGCAGGCTGGAGGGAAATTTCGGTCAAACCTTGCGGGAGGCCACCAGCACCTCCTTCGATTTCAACGCCCAAGTACCCACCGATGGGGCCCGGTTCGGCTATCTCCATCAGGAACTCTATTGGACCGCCTCCAATTACCTGGACCTGAGCCTTTTTGGGAACTATTCGATCCAGGCCAACGGTCTCAAGGACCTTAACGGCCTCCTGAACGTCCGCAGCCCCCATGACTTTTGGAGGGTCGGGTTGACGGGAAACTTCGTGGACCCGAACTTCACCAACCAGGGACCGGTCACCCAAGGGCTCCCGAAGACATTCACTTTCGGGGCCCAGGTGGATATGGCTTTGTTCACCAATTATCGGTTGGAAATGATCGAGAATTACGACCTGGTCAATTCCAGGTTCCAATCCCGCAGCATCAGCCTTTTCCGGGACTTGCACGATTGGGTGGCTCAGATCAATTACACTTCCGATCCGCTGTTAGGCGAAAAGGTCTTCTTCACCCTGACCCTCAAGGCCTTGCCCGGCAAGCCTCTCACGGTCTCCGATGACCAATTGCAGCGCCTGAATGGATTGCGGAACCAGGGCTTGACCGGCGCGGCCAGTCAGTTCCAGTGA
- a CDS encoding flippase activity-associated protein Agl23 gives MPETKTCANCGAKNPSSNNFCEQCGAKLTGQTEKNQPKSQSSSKQAKNIPVGTAPLREKAPSLPLNRSGLSISWMAMAYTVLLLIAVFTRFDHLGNKPHHHDESMHSAYSAELFQDGNYKYDPMLHGPFQFHGNALMYYLFGVSPATSRFLAASFGILTVVLAMLLGPFLGRWGAFLATLLIVISPSFMYFDRFTREDAYVLGGTFLWVVFLFRYYRSRLPSDLWWAALGFVIAFCTKESIFITIAVLGTYLFIRLLPWLDVLIAGGLTAFGMSMTLVLEKGNPARMPVLMLCLAAAFAYTVVQIAVRWIEYTKKPKSAPPVWDMLLGLEAGAILWELVAYGLWWVLAILVLRICPHFGISVPLFFSALLLFSYFGLLIRFGWLWLKNVSPALTGSLSICSIIFTLLFTTFFTVGADQGDLWSRFHELLEALYRGAFGGLEYWWGQHDVHRGDEPWFYYLLQLPANEMVSFLFSFIGILYYGFFKRQNIPLFLAYWYVGSLALFSWAGEKMPWLILHPLLPSLLLSAYLVGQAVESVPAGFFGRTVRTAIFLVFGLLTSYSLHSAVLLSFYHESNPVESLVYVQSGPDCLEVEKIVRRISYGETGGPNPEAPAGISDGEKAFHDGLALTIESTCSWPFAWNFRDFPKRNHPDHITMADNPIILTGVELDHESYPILSTAGYVNRKYKLRTWWIPSWYKKGYPAPPITLPTFLSWLGSNFLPFGTAKPDMVDWNDLKNWILYRKVWSDLGSMNMRLWVRKDLAERYGFTGTDRTDIPSDFPQPLPAPESPMEKKGKKHRSGE, from the coding sequence ATGCCCGAGACCAAAACTTGCGCCAATTGCGGCGCCAAGAATCCCAGTTCGAATAATTTTTGCGAGCAATGCGGGGCCAAACTCACCGGTCAAACCGAAAAGAACCAGCCCAAATCCCAGTCGTCTTCCAAGCAAGCTAAAAATATCCCCGTCGGGACTGCTCCCCTTCGGGAAAAAGCCCCGTCCCTTCCCCTGAACCGCTCCGGCCTATCCATTTCCTGGATGGCCATGGCTTACACCGTCCTGTTGCTCATCGCCGTCTTCACCCGGTTTGACCACTTAGGTAACAAACCCCATCACCATGACGAAAGCATGCATTCCGCTTATTCAGCCGAGCTCTTCCAGGACGGGAATTACAAATACGATCCCATGCTCCACGGACCTTTCCAATTCCACGGGAACGCACTGATGTATTACCTCTTTGGCGTCTCTCCCGCCACTTCCCGCTTCTTGGCAGCCAGCTTCGGCATCCTCACCGTTGTGCTGGCCATGTTACTGGGCCCCTTTCTCGGCCGTTGGGGGGCTTTTTTAGCCACTCTCCTGATCGTCATCTCCCCCAGTTTCATGTATTTCGACCGATTTACCCGGGAGGACGCCTATGTCCTGGGTGGGACCTTCCTTTGGGTCGTTTTCCTTTTTCGCTATTACCGCTCCCGTCTCCCATCGGACCTCTGGTGGGCGGCTTTGGGCTTCGTCATCGCCTTTTGCACGAAGGAATCCATCTTCATCACCATCGCGGTCCTGGGCACTTACCTCTTTATCCGTCTCTTGCCCTGGCTTGACGTCCTTATCGCGGGCGGCTTGACCGCTTTCGGCATGAGCATGACCCTAGTCCTGGAGAAAGGGAACCCCGCCCGGATGCCGGTCCTGATGCTCTGCCTCGCGGCGGCCTTCGCCTATACGGTCGTCCAGATCGCAGTGCGTTGGATCGAATACACCAAGAAGCCCAAGTCCGCTCCGCCCGTCTGGGATATGTTGCTCGGCTTGGAAGCGGGGGCCATCCTTTGGGAATTGGTCGCCTATGGCCTCTGGTGGGTCCTGGCCATTTTGGTCCTCCGGATCTGCCCGCACTTCGGCATTTCCGTTCCGCTATTCTTCTCGGCCCTTTTGCTTTTCTCTTACTTCGGCCTTTTGATCCGTTTCGGTTGGCTCTGGCTGAAGAACGTTTCCCCCGCCCTGACGGGTTCCCTCTCCATCTGCAGCATCATTTTCACTTTGCTCTTCACGACCTTTTTCACCGTCGGAGCCGACCAGGGTGATCTTTGGAGCCGGTTCCACGAATTGCTGGAAGCCCTTTACCGGGGCGCCTTTGGGGGCCTCGAATATTGGTGGGGCCAGCACGACGTCCACCGGGGGGACGAACCCTGGTTTTACTATCTTCTACAGCTCCCGGCGAACGAAATGGTTTCCTTCCTTTTCTCGTTCATCGGCATCCTTTACTACGGCTTCTTCAAAAGACAGAACATCCCTCTTTTCCTGGCCTATTGGTATGTGGGCTCCTTGGCCCTTTTTTCCTGGGCCGGGGAGAAGATGCCATGGCTGATCCTCCACCCCCTATTGCCTTCCCTCCTCTTAAGCGCCTATTTGGTCGGACAGGCGGTGGAATCGGTTCCCGCCGGTTTCTTTGGCCGTACGGTCCGGACCGCGATCTTCTTGGTGTTCGGGCTTTTGACTTCCTATTCCCTGCACTCGGCGGTGCTCCTGAGCTTCTATCACGAGTCCAACCCGGTCGAATCCTTGGTCTATGTCCAATCCGGGCCGGACTGCCTGGAAGTGGAGAAGATCGTGCGGCGTATTTCCTACGGGGAGACCGGCGGTCCGAACCCCGAGGCTCCTGCGGGCATCTCGGATGGGGAAAAGGCCTTTCATGACGGCCTGGCCCTGACCATCGAGTCCACCTGTTCTTGGCCTTTCGCCTGGAACTTCAGAGATTTCCCCAAACGAAACCACCCCGACCACATCACCATGGCCGACAACCCGATCATCCTGACGGGCGTGGAACTGGATCACGAGTCCTATCCCATCCTGAGCACTGCGGGCTATGTCAACCGCAAGTACAAGTTACGCACTTGGTGGATCCCTTCCTGGTACAAGAAGGGTTACCCCGCCCCGCCGATCACCTTGCCCACCTTCCTTTCCTGGCTCGGTTCGAACTTCCTGCCGTTCGGAACCGCCAAACCCGATATGGTGGACTGGAACGACCTGAAGAATTGGATCCTTTACCGGAAAGTCTGGTCCGACCTGGGGAGCATGAACATGCGCTTATGGGTACGCAAGGACCTGGCGGAAAGATATGGTTTCACCGGGACCGACCGGACCGACATCCCGTCCGACTTCCCCCAGCCGCTCCCCGCCCCCGAATCCCCTATGGAAAAAAAGGGTAAAAAACACCGTTCCGGGGAATGA